One window from the genome of Amaranthus tricolor cultivar Red isolate AtriRed21 chromosome 9, ASM2621246v1, whole genome shotgun sequence encodes:
- the LOC130823461 gene encoding cysteine-rich receptor-like protein kinase 25 encodes MNPLLNFLIPLPIFLIIPITLCDPMFTKSLCLDKQTISPNSKFLTNLNTLFSSLYSNATHNKKVYSTTIGNGSNKVYGAFFCRIDQTSDFCQLCISLAIQSSNSSCFGKINSIIWYDQCMLRYSNEPFYGKMTDSPMILMKNKQNSVNIQNITSNSTSFAQIVLKTLGDVSLQASLGGSDQKFATKEGIFEANLTRSNMIYTLAECTTDLSKGDCYYCLRKTIGNMSEMCGDMKGCCTMMNPSCSARCELNAFYGGSLSSGVTPPPPSPLFVDQTTITRSSRKKKTSVIVGVAISSTFAILILLGVWIFASKRKSIISFDEVEVIEEVKSLRFDLSKIRKATNNFSADNKLGQGGFGKVYKGTLENGQCIAIKRLSSNSKQGIGQFKTEVVLVAKLQHRNLVKLLGFCLSNEEKILVYEFLPNMSLDQFLLDPKKRASLNWTTRFKIIRGIARGLLYLHEDSRLKIVHRDLKPSNILLDEHMNPKIADFGMAKLFGIDQTQDNTDRIVGTLGYMAPEYLIAGHFSIKSDVYGFGIIVLELVSGQKNKYSRQVEQEDDESLFLQAWRLWNEGMPLKLADPTFKDDFPIEELTKCIHIGLLCIQDDKSKRPQMVSIVALLNGESITLPFPTPPSFMACHVNNKYEDGYSHPTFSSISIDVK; translated from the exons ATGAACCCTTTACTTAATTTTCTAATACCTCTACCTATTTTTTTGATCATTCCCATTACATTATGTGATCCAATGTTTACAAAATCCCTTTGCTTAGATAAACAAACAATTAGTCCAAATAGCAAATTTCTAACCAATTTAAACACCCTTTTTTCTTCACTATACTCTAATGCAACCCATAACAAGAAAGTGTACAGCACAACAATTGGAAATGGATCTAACAAAGTTTATGGAGCCTTTTTTTGTCGAATCGATCAAACAAGCGATTTCTGTCAATTGTGCATTTCTTTGGCTATTCAATCATCAAATTCGAGTTGTTTtggtaaaataaattcaattatatGGTATGATCAATGTATGTTAAGGTACTCTAATGAACCATTTTATGGTAAAATGACCGATTCTCCTATGATATTGATGAAGAACAAGCAAAATAGtgtaaatatacaaaatattactaGTAATTCTACTAGTTTTGCACAAATTGTGCTTAAAACTTTAGGGGATGTTTCTTTGCAAGCATCATTGGGAGGGAGCGATCAGAAATTTGCGACAAAAGAAGGAATTTTTGAGGCAAATTTAACAAGATCCAATATGATTTATACACTTGCAGAATGTACAACAGATTTGTCTAAGGGTGATTGTTACTATTGTCTTAGAAAGACTATTGGGAATATGAGTGAAATGTGTGGTGATATGAAGGGATGTTGTACTATGATGAATCCTAGTTGTAGTGCTAGGTGTGAATTAAATGCTTTCTATGGTGGTTCACTTTCATCTGGTGTTACTCCTCCTCCTCCATCTCCCTTATTTGTTG ACCAAACTACAATTACACGATCATCAAGAAAGAAGAAAACATCAGTTATAGTGGGTGTCGCCATTTCATCAACTTTTGCAATTCTAATCCTTCTTGGAGTTTGGATCTTTGCAAGCAAGAGAAAGTCTATAATTTCATTTGATG AAGTAGAAGTGATTGAAGAAGTGAAATCCTTGAGGTTTGATCTATCGAAAATACGAAAAGCAACCAATAATTTCTCTGCGGATAACAAGCTGGGACAAGGTGGATTTGGTAAGGTCTACaag GGAACGCTTGAAAATGGACAATGTATTGCTATAAAGAGACTCTCCAGCAATTCTAAACAGGGAATTGGTCAATTTAAGACAGAAGTTGTTCTGGTTGCTAAACTTCAACATCGGAATTTGGTCAAACTCTTGGGCTTTTGCTTGTCAAATGAGGAAAAGATACTTGTGTATGAGTTTTTGCCTAACATGAGTCTCGATCAGTTTTTATTAG ATCCGAAGAAACGAGCATCTTTAAATTGGACCACGagatttaaaatcataagaGGAATTGCAAGAGGACTTCTTTATCTTCATGAAGATTCTAGACTAAAGATTGTACATCGAGATCTCAAACCTAGTAACATATTGTTAGATGAACATATGAATCCTAAGATAGCGGATTTTGGCATGGCAAAGCTTTTTGGGATTGATCAAACTCAAGACAATACTGATAGGATTGTAGGAACATT gGGATATATGGCTCCTGAATATTTAATTGCAGgtcatttttcaattaaatcAGATGTTTATGGCTTTGGAATTATAGTCCTTGAGCTAGTGAGCGGTCAAAAGAACAAGTATTCACGTCAAGTAGAGCAAGAAGATGATGAATCACTATTTTTACAG GCATGGAGATTGTGGAATGAAGGAATGCCATTGAAATTGGCTGATCCAACTTTTAAGGATGACTTCccaattgaagaattaacaaaatGTATACATATTGGTCTTTTATGTATACAAGATGATAAATCTAAGAGACCTCAAATGGTTTCAATTGTTGCCTTGCTTAATGGAGAGTCTATAACTCTACCTTTTCCAACTCCACCTAGTTTTATGGCTTGTCATGTAAACAATAAATATGAAGATGGTTACTCACATCCAACTTTCTCAAGTATAAGTATCGATGTCAAATAG